A DNA window from Chloroflexota bacterium contains the following coding sequences:
- the polA gene encoding DNA polymerase I: MPPTIYLLDGHALAYRAYFALTAGGTGGDRWRTSAGEPTAAVYGFASILLRLLEADRPDYLAVAFDVGRTFRDDIYPEYKATRAKMPEDLVPQMARIRQLVDAFGFPRLEMEGYEADDVLGSAAKRLAKNEGMGVKIVTGDRDLLQLVDDRIIVSLPGRQLSDSTDYTPEKVKAKYGVRPDQIVDFKALVGDKSDNIPGVRGIGEKTAAKLLQKYDTLDGIYAHLDELSPGIRRKLEADRDNAYLSRDLARIRTDLNVQVDLAQAVPRPDAVGGVEALFRELEFRSLLKRLREWQQAASGESAEPQQLPLFGGQAAAGTPSPVSLAPDLGFRTTVVASPEALQALTRRLKAARTIAIDTETTATDKMRADLVGVSLAVDEGEGFYIPIGHRTGEAQLPWETVRAALAPFLADPQVAKVGHNIKYDLVILARHGLPMSTPAFDTMIAEWVRDPASHNLGLKNLAWTRLGVEMTDISELIGKGKKQISMAEVPVAKAAPYAAADAVMTLRLMPLLEADVRERNGWRLFREIEMPLVPVLARMEMNGILVDTDFLARMSQELADQLHALEEKIYQAVGQRFNINSTQQLSKILFETLGLEPPDRTRKTKSGHYSTSASVLEALRGQHPVVDWVLEHRELAKIKSTYVDALPQQVNPETGRVHTSYNQTGTVTGRIASSDPNLQNIPVRTPVGRRVRRAFVAPEGHLLLSVDYSQVELRIVAHISGDEAMIAAFQAGQDIHAATAAAIYGVPLEAVTPQMRRHAKAINFGLIYGMSPFGLTRTTDLTLAEAENFVEAYFKRFPGVKRYIEETRRKAAEQGYVETLLGRRRYFPELQKPANRNARLRAEREAINAPIQGTAADIMKLAMLRVAERLKRDGLPAKMLLQVHDELMLEVPEDALSDVARAVQSEMGNAYRLAVPLVTDAKVGKNWDEMEGWKGEQ, from the coding sequence ATGCCCCCCACCATTTACCTCCTCGACGGCCACGCCCTGGCCTACCGTGCCTACTTTGCTCTCACCGCGGGCGGCACCGGCGGCGACCGCTGGCGCACGTCCGCCGGCGAACCCACCGCCGCGGTGTACGGCTTCGCCAGCATCCTGCTGCGTTTGCTGGAAGCCGACCGCCCCGACTACCTCGCCGTGGCCTTCGATGTCGGCCGCACCTTCCGCGACGACATCTACCCCGAATACAAGGCCACCCGCGCTAAAATGCCCGAAGACCTGGTGCCCCAGATGGCGCGCATCCGCCAACTGGTGGACGCCTTTGGCTTTCCCCGCCTCGAAATGGAAGGCTACGAAGCCGACGATGTGCTGGGCAGCGCGGCCAAACGTCTCGCCAAAAACGAGGGCATGGGGGTGAAAATCGTTACCGGCGACCGTGACCTGCTGCAACTGGTCGACGACCGCATCATCGTTTCCCTCCCTGGCCGCCAACTTTCCGACAGCACCGACTACACCCCCGAAAAGGTGAAAGCCAAATACGGCGTGCGCCCCGACCAGATTGTGGATTTCAAGGCACTGGTGGGCGACAAATCCGACAACATCCCCGGCGTGCGCGGCATCGGCGAGAAGACCGCGGCCAAACTGCTGCAAAAATACGACACCCTGGACGGCATCTACGCCCACCTGGACGAACTTTCCCCCGGCATCCGCCGCAAACTGGAAGCCGACCGCGACAACGCCTACCTGAGCCGCGACCTGGCGCGCATCCGCACCGACCTGAACGTGCAGGTGGATCTGGCGCAGGCCGTGCCGCGTCCCGACGCGGTAGGCGGGGTGGAAGCCCTGTTCCGCGAACTGGAATTCCGCTCGCTGCTCAAACGCCTGCGGGAATGGCAGCAGGCCGCGAGCGGGGAAAGCGCCGAACCCCAGCAACTTCCCCTCTTCGGCGGGCAGGCCGCCGCGGGCACGCCTTCGCCGGTTTCCCTCGCGCCCGATTTGGGCTTCCGCACCACCGTGGTGGCTTCCCCGGAAGCATTGCAAGCCCTCACCCGCCGCCTGAAGGCCGCCCGCACCATTGCCATCGACACCGAAACCACCGCCACCGACAAAATGCGCGCCGACCTGGTGGGCGTTTCCCTCGCGGTGGATGAGGGCGAAGGTTTCTACATTCCCATCGGCCACCGCACCGGCGAAGCCCAACTGCCGTGGGAAACCGTGCGCGCCGCCCTCGCCCCCTTCCTGGCCGACCCGCAGGTGGCGAAGGTGGGGCACAACATCAAATACGACCTGGTGATTCTGGCACGCCACGGCCTGCCCATGAGCACGCCCGCCTTCGACACCATGATTGCCGAGTGGGTGCGCGACCCGGCTTCCCACAATTTGGGGCTGAAAAACCTGGCCTGGACGCGCCTCGGTGTGGAAATGACCGACATCAGCGAACTCATCGGCAAAGGCAAGAAGCAAATCAGCATGGCCGAGGTGCCGGTGGCAAAGGCCGCGCCCTACGCCGCCGCCGATGCGGTGATGACCCTGCGCCTGATGCCCCTGCTGGAAGCCGACGTCCGCGAGCGCAACGGCTGGCGGCTGTTCCGGGAAATTGAGATGCCCTTAGTGCCCGTGCTGGCGCGCATGGAGATGAACGGCATTCTGGTGGATACCGATTTCCTCGCCCGCATGTCGCAGGAACTCGCCGACCAGTTGCACGCGCTGGAAGAGAAAATTTACCAGGCCGTGGGGCAGCGTTTCAACATCAACTCCACCCAGCAACTTTCCAAAATTTTGTTTGAAACTCTGGGGCTGGAGCCGCCCGACCGCACCCGCAAGACCAAGAGCGGCCACTATTCCACCTCGGCCAGCGTGCTGGAAGCCCTGCGCGGCCAGCACCCGGTGGTGGATTGGGTGCTGGAACACCGCGAACTGGCGAAAATCAAATCCACCTATGTGGACGCCTTGCCCCAGCAGGTCAACCCTGAAACCGGACGGGTGCACACCTCCTACAACCAGACCGGCACCGTCACCGGGCGGATTGCGTCTTCCGACCCCAACCTGCAGAACATCCCCGTGCGCACGCCGGTGGGGCGGCGGGTGCGGCGGGCTTTCGTCGCACCCGAAGGTCACCTGCTGCTTTCGGTGGACTATTCCCAGGTGGAACTGCGCATCGTGGCACACATTTCGGGCGACGAGGCCATGATTGCCGCCTTCCAGGCCGGGCAAGACATCCACGCTGCGACCGCGGCGGCCATCTACGGCGTGCCGCTGGAAGCCGTCACCCCGCAGATGCGCCGCCACGCCAAGGCCATCAACTTTGGCCTGATTTACGGCATGAGCCCCTTCGGTCTCACCCGCACCACCGACCTCACCTTAGCCGAAGCCGAAAACTTCGTGGAAGCCTACTTCAAGCGCTTCCCCGGCGTAAAGCGCTACATTGAAGAAACCCGCCGCAAAGCCGCTGAACAGGGCTATGTGGAAACGCTGTTAGGGCGGCGGCGCTACTTCCCCGAATTGCAAAAGCCGGCCAACCGCAACGCCCGCCTGCGTGCCGAGCGGGAAGCCATCAACGCGCCCATCCAGGGCACCGCGGCGGACATCATGAAACTGGCCATGCTGCGGGTGGCCGAGCGGCTGAAGCGTGACGGCCTGCCCGCCAAAATGCTGCTGCAGGTGCATGACGAACTGATGCTGGAAGTGCCGGAGGACGCCCTGAGCGACGTCGCCCGCGCGGTGCAAAGCGAAATGGGGAACGCCTACCGCCTCGCCGTGCCGTTAGTGACAGATGCGAAGGTGGGGAAGAATTGGGATGAGATGGAGGGGTGGAAAGGGGAGCAGTAA
- a CDS encoding AI-2E family transporter: MPAFGHRQSTTPRSRPRWSAHTKWTVSMVLLAFAVYLLFRFSEVIPPLVLAVVLAYVISPLVRWLEQRTPLGRGWATALVYLLLLGVVAALLAVGVPLLASQATALNAKLEALVTLATQALNRPLSFFGHTVDGTTLIAQMQGAWQSMAQVVLGQGLNVAVGVLATLGWSGFILVISFYLVKDAAQLRAYMESLVPQPYLADYIRLREEIGAVWSAFFRGQVTLALVVTVIITTLALIIGLPGALPMGLLAGLLEFLPSIGHGIWLTIAATLAFFFGSTWWPMPHWAFALLVAALHVLFDQLDTNYLIPRIIGRRVRLHPLVVILGIVAGAVIGGVLGIALAAPTIASLRVLGRYVYANLIDADPFPGQVSEPLPAPDPHWWQKTPVLRRLNWRVRRNRRPVRRR, encoded by the coding sequence ATGCCCGCATTTGGACATCGGCAATCGACAACACCTCGTTCCAGGCCGCGCTGGAGCGCGCATACCAAATGGACGGTCAGCATGGTGTTGCTGGCCTTTGCCGTTTATCTGCTTTTCCGCTTCAGCGAGGTCATCCCGCCGTTGGTGCTGGCGGTGGTGTTGGCCTATGTCATCTCACCGCTGGTGCGTTGGCTTGAGCAGCGCACACCCTTGGGGCGGGGGTGGGCGACGGCGCTGGTTTATTTGCTGTTGTTGGGGGTGGTGGCGGCGCTGCTGGCCGTGGGTGTGCCTTTGCTGGCTTCCCAGGCCACCGCGCTCAACGCAAAACTGGAAGCGCTGGTGACGCTGGCGACGCAAGCCCTCAATCGGCCGCTTTCCTTTTTTGGTCACACGGTTGACGGCACGACCCTGATTGCCCAGATGCAGGGCGCCTGGCAGAGCATGGCGCAGGTGGTGCTGGGGCAGGGGTTGAACGTGGCCGTGGGGGTGCTGGCAACTTTGGGCTGGTCGGGCTTCATCCTGGTGATTTCGTTTTACCTGGTGAAAGACGCCGCTCAGTTGCGCGCTTACATGGAAAGCCTGGTGCCGCAGCCTTACCTGGCCGATTACATTCGCCTGCGTGAGGAAATTGGTGCGGTATGGTCGGCCTTTTTTCGAGGGCAGGTCACCCTGGCATTGGTGGTTACGGTCATCATCACGACCCTCGCGCTGATCATCGGCCTGCCGGGAGCGTTGCCGATGGGTTTGCTGGCGGGCCTGCTGGAGTTCCTTCCCAGCATTGGGCACGGCATCTGGCTGACGATTGCGGCGACGTTAGCCTTCTTTTTTGGTTCGACATGGTGGCCTATGCCCCATTGGGCTTTCGCGCTGCTGGTTGCGGCGTTGCACGTGTTGTTCGATCAGTTAGATACCAATTATCTCATTCCGCGCATCATCGGGCGGCGGGTGCGGCTGCATCCGTTGGTGGTCATTTTGGGTATTGTGGCGGGGGCGGTCATCGGCGGTGTGTTGGGCATTGCTTTGGCAGCCCCCACCATCGCCTCGCTGCGGGTGTTGGGGCGGTATGTCTATGCCAATCTGATCGATGCCGATCCCTTCCCGGGGCAAGTTTCCGAGCCGTTGCCCGCACCTGACCCCCACTGGTGGCAGAAAACGCCTGTCTTGCGCCGCCTGAACTGGCGCGTGAGGCGAAACCGCCGCCCCGTGCGCCGCCGTTGA
- a CDS encoding signal peptidase I codes for MMGKRGWLAWAGVIAFLIALGVFFFPARLGGEMYYVILTGPSMEPHFHVGDLVLARRAPFYQPGDIAIYRHPRIGFVFHRIVGYDAEGRFRFKGDNNAWEDPYHPRPDEVLARYAARIPAVGKVLRHLRSPWVITALVVLIGLLLFGDWLRVGPDEEEENFVMPRGDTLYDWMIAFAVLLVLAVLLGVVAFTRPKVVQAQEPISYTETVAFSYTARAPEGLYDLPQVQPGEPIFTQLTGTITVGCTYRFTAAAPFQLEGTYRLLARVSDATGWKRTLPLTEPTAFQNGTFTAQATLHLEDMRRFIDEFEQITGRRGTYTLAVMAHIETHGTVGGEAFQETFEPMLRFRWNGNALVLETSGGVPLGEKAPDPLHIVRQNAIVHTVPRVNTLLILGAHVPVPLARTVSVVVGGLALVLLGGALYYEHQVVEGDPVAQIRLIGGVTTVPLDALPHHTLPVVEVGSLSDLASLAALHRAPVFHLREGEQVHFWLKTPDVVYHYGAEGQARVPQHARPLLPRPRFLRWKAAPVGGACESVLEEWAQTVDSQVVHDAGHSQRVARLAVALGKALGLSEPALRDLRLAALLHGLGLIEIPPEIVQKTAPLTEEEKRILREHVLRLNVRFESVEALAGALRIAYHRTERWDGSGYPDGLRGEQIPLGARILAVVDAWDALRHNRPHRAAWPESAAASFLRQKAGEWYDPRVVEVFLNWVKASSATGLEQPSSTAGAPAVEDEDDEATPAA; via the coding sequence CACGTCGGCGATCTGGTGCTGGCGCGCCGCGCCCCCTTTTACCAGCCCGGCGATATTGCCATTTACCGCCACCCGCGCATTGGTTTTGTCTTCCACCGCATTGTGGGCTATGATGCTGAAGGGCGCTTTCGCTTCAAGGGCGATAACAACGCCTGGGAAGACCCTTACCACCCCCGCCCTGACGAAGTGCTCGCGCGTTATGCTGCCCGCATCCCGGCGGTGGGGAAAGTGCTCAGGCACTTGCGCTCGCCGTGGGTTATCACAGCGTTGGTCGTATTGATCGGCCTGTTGCTGTTCGGCGACTGGCTGCGGGTGGGCCCGGATGAAGAAGAGGAAAACTTTGTGATGCCACGAGGGGATACCCTTTACGATTGGATGATCGCCTTTGCCGTTTTGCTGGTGCTGGCGGTGTTGTTGGGGGTGGTGGCTTTTACCCGCCCCAAGGTGGTGCAAGCCCAGGAGCCGATTTCTTATACTGAGACGGTGGCATTTTCGTACACGGCGCGCGCCCCTGAAGGGCTTTACGATCTGCCCCAGGTGCAGCCCGGCGAACCGATTTTTACGCAACTGACGGGCACGATTACGGTGGGGTGCACTTATCGCTTCACTGCTGCGGCGCCTTTTCAGTTGGAAGGCACTTACCGCTTGTTGGCGCGGGTAAGCGACGCCACGGGGTGGAAGCGCACCCTTCCCCTCACGGAGCCCACGGCTTTCCAAAACGGCACGTTTACCGCTCAGGCCACGCTGCACCTGGAAGACATGCGCCGCTTCATCGATGAATTCGAGCAGATCACAGGCCGCCGTGGCACTTACACGCTGGCCGTGATGGCTCACATTGAAACCCACGGCACCGTGGGCGGTGAGGCGTTCCAGGAAACTTTTGAACCGATGCTGCGTTTTCGTTGGAATGGCAACGCCTTGGTGCTGGAAACCTCCGGCGGTGTGCCGCTGGGCGAGAAAGCGCCTGACCCTTTACACATTGTGCGGCAGAACGCGATTGTGCACACCGTGCCTCGTGTCAACACCTTGTTGATTTTGGGCGCGCACGTGCCGGTGCCGCTGGCGCGCACGGTCTCTGTGGTGGTAGGGGGGCTGGCGTTAGTGCTGCTGGGCGGTGCGTTGTATTATGAGCACCAGGTGGTGGAAGGTGACCCCGTAGCCCAAATACGCCTGATAGGCGGGGTGACGACGGTGCCCCTTGATGCGCTGCCGCACCACACGTTGCCGGTCGTCGAGGTAGGGAGCCTTTCCGATTTGGCCTCGCTCGCGGCGTTGCACCGCGCGCCGGTGTTTCATTTGCGGGAAGGCGAGCAGGTGCACTTCTGGCTCAAGACGCCTGACGTGGTGTATCATTATGGGGCTGAAGGGCAGGCGCGTGTGCCGCAGCATGCTCGGCCGCTGCTGCCTCGCCCGCGCTTTTTGCGCTGGAAGGCCGCCCCCGTGGGCGGCGCGTGCGAAAGCGTGTTGGAAGAGTGGGCGCAGACGGTCGATAGCCAGGTGGTGCACGATGCCGGGCATTCCCAGCGGGTGGCGCGGTTGGCCGTCGCGTTGGGAAAGGCGTTGGGTCTCTCTGAGCCTGCCTTGCGAGACCTGCGGCTGGCCGCTTTGTTGCACGGTTTGGGCTTGATAGAAATTCCCCCAGAGATTGTGCAGAAAACGGCGCCGTTGACCGAGGAAGAGAAGCGGATTTTGCGAGAGCATGTTTTGCGGCTGAACGTGCGCTTTGAATCGGTAGAGGCGCTGGCCGGCGCGTTGCGCATTGCCTATCACCGCACCGAACGTTGGGATGGCTCCGGCTACCCCGATGGCCTGCGCGGCGAACAAATTCCGTTGGGCGCGCGTATCCTGGCCGTGGTCGATGCCTGGGACGCTTTGCGCCACAACCGCCCTCACCGGGCTGCCTGGCCGGAAAGCGCGGCAGCGAGTTTCCTCCGCCAGAAGGCGGGGGAATGGTATGACCCCCGCGTGGTGGAAGTTTTCCTGAATTGGGTCAAGGCTTCTTCGGCAACAGGGCTTGAGCAACCCTCTTCAACTGCTGGGGCGCCCGCGGTGGAGGATGAAGATGATGAGGCGACACCTGCGGCGTAA
- a CDS encoding AI-2E family transporter, whose protein sequence is MSPANSSAPQPPSAPEPAPAASPAPTQPSPAPTSPPWSPATKIVVGVSVFAALAALLIAFRDFIGPLVLALMLAYLMHPLAAMLARWTRVSWRTAVAVVYLFLAAVVLALLAAGGFALVQQAEGLYGVVQDFLLTDLPHWLQYLSTHAYTFGPWVLDFRQYDFNALNQQLLTSVQPLIGQLGTLVSRLAASTLQVLGWLAFIWLTSYFLLAESGRVSSNLVTIRIPGYQHDLERMGKELGRIWNAFLRGQLTVAVIAMVWAWVWLTVVGAPMTLVLASLAAIARFVPYVGPFVLYTITALVILFQPSAAWGLQPWQMALVTVGGMFVGDNIIDNFVTPRILGEALGVHPAAVLVTALVGAKLFGVLGLLFAAPTLASLRLFGHYIMRKMFDQDPWADWHTVPPYSLTGGLVGWLRRLYRRLRRARS, encoded by the coding sequence ATGAGCCCTGCGAACTCCTCCGCCCCCCAGCCTCCCTCTGCACCTGAGCCTGCGCCGGCTGCTTCGCCCGCGCCCACGCAGCCTTCGCCCGCACCCACTTCGCCGCCGTGGAGCCCTGCCACCAAAATCGTGGTGGGGGTGAGTGTGTTTGCAGCCCTGGCGGCTTTGCTGATTGCCTTTCGCGATTTCATCGGCCCGTTGGTGCTGGCGTTGATGCTGGCTTATCTGATGCACCCCCTCGCGGCGATGCTCGCGCGCTGGACGCGCGTTTCCTGGCGCACGGCGGTGGCGGTAGTGTACCTTTTCCTGGCCGCGGTGGTGCTGGCGCTGCTGGCGGCGGGCGGGTTTGCCCTGGTGCAGCAGGCCGAAGGGCTTTATGGCGTGGTGCAAGATTTCCTGCTCACCGACCTGCCGCATTGGCTGCAATATCTTTCTACCCATGCCTACACCTTCGGCCCCTGGGTGCTCGATTTCCGCCAATACGATTTCAATGCCCTCAACCAGCAACTGCTCACCTCGGTGCAGCCTCTCATCGGCCAATTGGGCACGCTGGTCAGCCGGCTGGCGGCTTCCACCTTGCAGGTGTTGGGTTGGCTGGCCTTCATCTGGCTGACTTCGTATTTCCTCCTGGCCGAATCGGGGCGGGTGTCTTCCAACCTGGTGACCATCCGCATTCCGGGTTATCAGCACGACCTGGAACGCATGGGCAAAGAACTCGGGCGTATTTGGAATGCCTTCCTGCGCGGCCAGTTGACCGTGGCAGTGATTGCGATGGTGTGGGCGTGGGTGTGGTTGACGGTGGTCGGTGCCCCCATGACCCTGGTGCTGGCTTCGCTGGCGGCCATCGCGCGCTTCGTGCCGTATGTTGGCCCCTTTGTGCTTTACACCATTACCGCCCTGGTGATTTTGTTCCAGCCCTCCGCGGCGTGGGGCTTGCAGCCGTGGCAAATGGCGCTGGTCACGGTGGGCGGTATGTTCGTGGGCGATAACATTATTGACAATTTCGTCACGCCCCGCATTCTTGGCGAGGCGCTGGGGGTGCATCCGGCTGCGGTGCTGGTCACGGCTTTGGTGGGCGCGAAACTGTTTGGCGTGTTGGGCCTGCTTTTTGCCGCCCCGACGCTGGCTTCCTTGCGCTTGTTTGGGCATTACATTATGCGTAAAATGTTCGACCAGGACCCGTGGGCTGATTGGCACACGGTGCCCCCTTACTCGCTGACGGGCGGGCTGGTGGGATGGTTGCGGCGGCTTTATCGCCGTTTGCGCCGCGCTCGCTCGTGA
- a CDS encoding ATP-binding protein yields the protein MLSRIFSCAVVGLDGVIVEVEVDTARGMPAMVIVGLPDAAVQESRERVQAALRNSGFAMPRRRLTINLAPASVRKVGTMYDLPIALGVLAADGHLPPGALDDALVVGELSLEGTVRHVRGVLPIAAAAREHGFRRLFVPAADAAEAALIPEIEVFPVASLAALVDHLTGGQPIAPQPPIHLTDLPPAQGLVDFSEIKGQEHAKRALEVAAAGGHNLLMMGPPGSGKTLLARALPGILPRLTIDEALDVTRIYSVADLLPAETPLVTQRPFRAPHHTISHAGLVGGGNIPHPGEVSLAHRGVLFLDELPEFDRRVLEVLRQPLEDHIVTISRAQGTLTFPANFMLVAAMNPCPCGYYGDPVRACTCSTGEIARYRKRISGPLLDRIDIHIEVPRVDYEKLSADRRGEPSEAIQQRVEAARARQRQRLASVGKQSNADMGPAEIRRFCRVDETGQNLLKHAMQQMALSARGYHRVLKVARTIADLEASEAILPQHIAEALQYRPRLFEF from the coding sequence ATGCTCTCCCGCATCTTTTCCTGTGCCGTCGTGGGGTTAGACGGCGTCATTGTGGAAGTTGAAGTGGACACCGCCCGCGGGATGCCCGCGATGGTCATCGTGGGGCTGCCCGACGCCGCGGTGCAGGAAAGCCGCGAGCGGGTACAGGCTGCGCTGCGCAACAGCGGCTTTGCCATGCCGCGCCGCCGCCTGACCATCAACCTGGCCCCTGCTTCGGTGCGCAAGGTGGGCACGATGTACGACCTGCCCATCGCCCTCGGCGTGTTGGCCGCCGACGGCCACCTGCCGCCCGGCGCGTTGGACGATGCCCTCGTGGTCGGCGAACTCTCGCTGGAGGGCACGGTGCGGCACGTCCGTGGGGTACTGCCCATTGCCGCCGCGGCGCGCGAACACGGCTTCCGGCGGCTGTTCGTGCCCGCGGCCGATGCCGCCGAGGCCGCGCTCATCCCCGAAATCGAAGTTTTCCCCGTGGCGTCCCTCGCCGCGCTGGTAGATCACCTTACCGGTGGCCAGCCCATCGCCCCTCAGCCGCCCATCCACCTCACCGACCTGCCGCCCGCGCAGGGGCTGGTGGATTTCAGCGAAATCAAGGGGCAGGAACACGCCAAGCGGGCGCTGGAAGTCGCCGCCGCGGGCGGGCACAACCTGCTGATGATGGGGCCGCCGGGGTCCGGCAAAACCCTGCTGGCGCGTGCGCTCCCCGGCATTTTGCCCCGCCTGACCATTGACGAGGCGCTGGATGTCACCCGCATCTACTCCGTCGCCGACCTGCTGCCCGCCGAAACGCCCCTGGTCACCCAGCGGCCATTCCGCGCCCCCCACCACACCATTTCCCACGCCGGGTTGGTGGGCGGCGGCAACATTCCCCACCCGGGCGAGGTTTCCTTAGCCCACCGCGGCGTGCTCTTCCTCGACGAACTGCCGGAATTCGACCGCCGGGTGCTGGAAGTGCTCCGCCAGCCCCTGGAGGACCACATCGTGACCATCAGCCGCGCCCAGGGCACCCTCACCTTTCCCGCCAACTTCATGCTGGTCGCGGCCATGAACCCCTGCCCGTGCGGCTACTACGGCGACCCGGTGCGCGCTTGCACCTGCTCCACGGGGGAAATCGCCCGCTACCGCAAGCGCATTTCGGGGCCGCTGCTCGACCGCATTGACATTCACATTGAGGTACCGCGGGTGGATTACGAAAAACTGAGCGCCGACCGCCGCGGCGAGCCTTCGGAAGCCATCCAGCAGCGGGTGGAAGCCGCCCGCGCGCGGCAACGGCAGCGGCTGGCTTCCGTGGGCAAGCAAAGCAACGCCGATATGGGCCCCGCGGAAATCCGCCGCTTTTGCCGGGTGGACGAAACCGGGCAAAACCTGCTCAAACACGCCATGCAGCAAATGGCGCTTTCGGCGCGGGGGTACCACCGTGTGCTCAAGGTTGCTCGCACCATTGCCGATCTGGAAGCCAGCGAAGCCATCCTGCCCCAGCACATTGCCGAGGCGCTGCAATATCGCCCCCGGTTGTTTGAGTTTTAA
- the tnpA gene encoding IS200/IS605 family transposase, protein MTRAVVFTPQAGLGELLRESLASRGVEATVLSEIPVEATPAEEAPALLVVDGDVAPPEQVLACADAFRQRNADLRVVLLAPEATVPPALAALAPDLTLPKPFYLPDFLAAVAGWFGEAAPLPAAPPARALPPRPPWLSDVAMAAQYLTRLSLETAAQAAALVTTDGQLWAYAGELPQPAAEELARLAAHYWEAGEGVDFVRFLRLEAVQQDYLLYATGVTADLVLAMLFDVRVPFSRIRAQAGHLAEALTRDRPPGETETPASSEAPPARPLEPLPLPEDALPLPDEPLVAAPPAESTVVPAAESAPAEAVGGDLPPEAYEPLFDEVPPPEPPTPPPPAAPPAPQDAVAPVTPGVEVAEAPLPAASSPLQPQPSDPPEATLPAALPIHAAVAYACVLIPRFPQHHLAGDLARDLSQWLPQIATAMGWRLVHLAVRADHLQWIAQTPPETSPAEVLRTVRRETSRRIFATYPRLAELNISGDFWAPGYLLLSQNRPIPADTIAAFIAAARRHQGLTP, encoded by the coding sequence ATGACGCGTGCGGTGGTGTTCACGCCTCAAGCGGGGCTGGGCGAACTCCTGCGGGAGTCGTTGGCCTCGCGAGGTGTGGAAGCGACGGTGCTGAGCGAGATTCCGGTAGAGGCAACCCCCGCGGAGGAAGCCCCGGCCCTGCTGGTGGTGGATGGCGATGTGGCACCACCCGAGCAGGTGCTCGCGTGTGCAGATGCCTTCCGGCAGCGCAATGCTGACCTGCGGGTGGTGCTGTTGGCCCCTGAAGCGACTGTCCCCCCTGCTTTGGCGGCGCTGGCCCCCGATTTGACCCTTCCCAAGCCGTTCTACCTGCCCGATTTCCTCGCTGCGGTGGCAGGGTGGTTTGGCGAGGCCGCCCCCCTGCCCGCTGCGCCGCCTGCTCGTGCGCTGCCGCCGCGTCCGCCGTGGCTGAGCGATGTAGCGATGGCGGCGCAGTACCTCACCCGCCTGAGCCTGGAAACCGCGGCCCAGGCTGCCGCCCTGGTGACGACCGACGGGCAGTTATGGGCTTATGCGGGTGAACTGCCCCAGCCCGCGGCCGAAGAATTGGCCCGCCTCGCGGCCCATTATTGGGAGGCCGGGGAAGGGGTGGATTTCGTCCGCTTCTTGCGGCTGGAAGCGGTGCAGCAAGACTATCTGCTTTATGCCACCGGCGTGACCGCCGATTTGGTCTTGGCGATGCTTTTCGATGTGCGCGTGCCCTTTAGCCGCATCCGTGCCCAGGCCGGGCACCTGGCCGAGGCATTGACCCGCGACCGCCCGCCGGGAGAAACCGAAACCCCTGCTTCATCGGAAGCCCCGCCCGCGCGCCCCCTTGAACCGCTCCCCCTGCCGGAAGATGCACTGCCGTTGCCTGATGAGCCTCTGGTGGCTGCGCCGCCCGCGGAAAGCACAGTGGTCCCGGCTGCCGAATCGGCCCCGGCTGAAGCGGTGGGGGGCGACTTGCCGCCCGAAGCCTACGAGCCGCTCTTCGATGAGGTGCCCCCGCCAGAGCCGCCAACACCGCCGCCGCCCGCTGCGCCGCCTGCTCCTCAGGATGCTGTGGCCCCTGTGACGCCCGGGGTGGAAGTGGCTGAAGCCCCCCTCCCTGCTGCTTCGTCGCCTTTGCAGCCGCAGCCTTCCGATCCGCCGGAAGCCACCCTGCCAGCCGCTTTGCCCATTCACGCTGCGGTGGCCTATGCCTGCGTGCTCATTCCCCGCTTTCCGCAGCACCACTTGGCCGGCGACCTCGCGCGTGACCTGAGTCAGTGGTTACCGCAAATTGCTACCGCGATGGGATGGCGGTTGGTGCATCTGGCTGTGCGCGCCGATCACCTGCAGTGGATAGCGCAAACCCCGCCCGAAACCTCCCCTGCCGAAGTGCTGCGCACCGTGCGCAGGGAAACCTCCCGCCGCATTTTCGCGACCTACCCCCGCCTGGCCGAACTCAACATCAGCGGCGATTTTTGGGCCCCCGGCTACCTGCTGCTGAGCCAAAACCGTCCCATCCCCGCCGATACGATCGCGGCCTTCATCGCTGCCGCCCGCCGCCACCAGGGCTTAACTCCCTAA
- a CDS encoding DNA polymerase III subunit beta, with product MSEQRQQSLTLTEIRARLREMLPQLREQYHVQSLAVFGSYVRGEADRLSDLDLLVTFDQPPSLLQFMAMEYEISDALGVKVDLVMQSALKPRIGKRILDEAVEIA from the coding sequence ATGAGCGAGCAACGGCAACAATCCTTGACCCTTACTGAAATTCGAGCGCGGCTTCGCGAAATGCTCCCGCAGTTGCGTGAGCAATATCACGTCCAATCATTGGCGGTTTTCGGCTCCTACGTGCGCGGTGAAGCCGACCGCCTTAGCGATCTGGATTTACTGGTTACATTTGACCAACCGCCCTCGCTGCTTCAATTCATGGCGATGGAATACGAGATTTCCGACGCCTTAGGCGTCAAAGTGGATTTGGTCATGCAAAGTGCCTTGAAGCCCCGTATCGGAAAGAGAATTTTGGATGAGGCAGTGGAAATCGCATGA